A window of Kiritimatiellia bacterium contains these coding sequences:
- a CDS encoding deoxyribodipyrimidine photo-lyase yields MVEPERVAVLNPAPERPDGRYVLYWMQQSQRAEWNPALARAIEHANRFRRPVVVGFALTPSYPDANARHYCFMLEGLEEVRRTLQTRGIGWVLRIGDPPEVIAALASEAVLVVTDRGYMPVQVAWRRELAARVHVRLEQVEGDVVVPVETASDHEEYAARTLRPKIHRHRARFLTPFAEPEVAVRCDAAPVGEVWTNTGDLLRRLRVDGSVAPSTIFHGGTSEARRRLRRFIAAHLGVYPELRNDPTAGAQSELSPYLHFGQISPVEVARAVLEAEAPRAAKEAFLEELIVRRELSMNFARYNPRCQHYDALPAWARATLAAHAGDPRPHVYTLEQWEAAATHDPAWNAAQREMVITGKMHNYMRMYWGKKILEWSRSPEEAFAIALRLNDRYELDGRDPNSCAGVAWCFGKHDRPWAERPVFGTVRYMSAAGLHRKFDVEEYIRRWRDAPR; encoded by the coding sequence ATGGTGGAGCCTGAACGGGTGGCGGTGTTGAATCCGGCGCCAGAGCGACCGGACGGCCGGTATGTGCTGTATTGGATGCAGCAGTCGCAACGCGCGGAGTGGAATCCGGCGCTGGCGCGCGCCATCGAGCATGCGAACCGCTTCCGGCGCCCAGTCGTTGTCGGCTTTGCGCTGACGCCGTCGTACCCAGATGCGAATGCGCGGCACTACTGTTTCATGCTCGAAGGCCTCGAGGAGGTTCGTCGCACGCTCCAGACGCGGGGCATCGGCTGGGTGTTGCGGATCGGGGATCCTCCGGAGGTGATTGCGGCGCTCGCTTCGGAGGCCGTGCTGGTCGTCACCGATCGTGGGTACATGCCGGTGCAGGTTGCGTGGCGGCGCGAGCTCGCGGCGCGGGTGCACGTGCGGCTCGAGCAGGTCGAGGGCGATGTCGTGGTGCCGGTGGAGACCGCCTCGGATCACGAGGAGTACGCCGCGCGCACGCTTCGGCCAAAGATCCACCGGCATCGCGCCAGGTTCTTGACCCCGTTCGCGGAGCCGGAAGTGGCGGTGCGCTGCGATGCGGCGCCGGTGGGGGAGGTGTGGACGAACACTGGGGACCTGCTGCGACGGCTTCGGGTGGACGGTTCCGTTGCGCCCTCCACCATCTTTCATGGCGGCACTTCGGAGGCGCGGCGACGGCTGCGGCGGTTCATCGCGGCCCACCTCGGCGTTTACCCGGAGCTGCGCAACGACCCGACCGCGGGCGCACAGTCGGAGCTAAGCCCCTATCTGCATTTCGGGCAGATTTCGCCGGTGGAGGTCGCGAGGGCGGTGCTCGAGGCGGAGGCCCCCCGCGCGGCGAAAGAGGCATTCTTGGAAGAGCTCATCGTCCGGCGCGAGCTTTCGATGAATTTCGCGCGCTACAACCCGCGCTGCCAGCACTACGACGCGCTGCCCGCCTGGGCGCGCGCGACACTCGCCGCGCACGCCGGCGACCCACGCCCGCATGTGTACACGCTCGAGCAATGGGAGGCTGCTGCGACGCACGATCCGGCCTGGAACGCCGCGCAGCGCGAGATGGTGATCACCGGGAAGATGCACAACTACATGCGTATGTACTGGGGCAAGAAGATCCTCGAGTGGAGCCGGTCGCCAGAGGAAGCGTTCGCGATCGCGCTGCGCTTGAACGATCGCTACGAGCTGGACGGCCGCGATCCGAACTCCTGCGCCGGTGTCGCGTGGTGCTTCGGCAAGCACGATCGCCCGTGGGCGGAGCGGCCGGTGTTCGGGACGGTGCGCTATATGAGCGCCGCGGGTCTGCACCGGAAGTTCGATGTGGAGGAGTACATCCGCCGCTGGCGCGATGCCCCGCGCTGA